One window of Henckelia pumila isolate YLH828 unplaced genomic scaffold, ASM3356847v2 CTG_525:::fragment_3, whole genome shotgun sequence genomic DNA carries:
- the LOC140873342 gene encoding zeatin O-xylosyltransferase-like gives MGSLLDQNDAAAHEVAVVMVPFPAQGHLNQLMQLSCLLSRNGLQVHYIGSSVHNRQARVRANGLSPQDLSKIHFHDIPIPSFESPSPNPDSSRKFPGQLQPAWDASLSQRQPVFEFLQELAKKYKKIVIIHDPMMASVVQDVASIPNAESFVFNCFSVFTKATHTFERIGKRFPLELPKEMPPFEGCASNEVVEFLALQSEYLKYRAGDIYNSSRLMEGPYLDLLANKEIVGDRKSWAIGPIIPPKLASSDSPPKCLQWLDQQEPNSVIYVSFGTTTSLTDEEIKELALGLEQSRQKFIWVLRDADKADIFAGEARRAELPKGFEERVEGVGIVVRDWAPQPEILAHQATGGFMSHCGWNSCIESVTMGVPIAAWPMHSDQPRNAFLVTEILKLGIVVKEWDPSGEVVRAQAIANVVKTLMASEDGDEIRKRAEKLGAAMRQSTEEGGVSRLELESFIIHINNGK, from the coding sequence ATGGGAAGCTTGCTCGATCAAAACGATGCAGCAGCTCATGAAGTTGCAGTGGTAATGGTGCCATTTCCAGCTCAAGGGCATCTCAATCAACTCATGCAACTCTCTTGCTTGCTGTCCAGAAATGGGCTTCAAGTACACTACATCGGATCATCCGTACACAATCGCCAGGCCAGAGTTCGTGCCAATGGATTAAGTCCCCAAGATTTATCCAAGATCCATTTCCATGACATCCCAATTCCAAGTTTTGAATCTCCTTCTCCGAATCCTGATTCTTCCCGCAAGTTCCCCGGGCAGCTCCAACCGGCCTGGGACGCGTCGCTGAGCCAACGACAGCCGGTTTTCGAGTTCCTGCAAGAACTCGCCAAGAAATATAAGAAGATTGTTATCATACACGACCCTATGATGGCTTCAGTAGTCCAGGATGTTGCCTCCATACCAAATGCAGAGTCCTTTGTTTTTAACTGTTTCTCTGTCTTTACTAAGGCAACTCATACCTTTGAAAGAATAGGGAAACGGTTCCCGTTGGAGCTTCCGAAAGAGATGCCACCTTTTGAAGGGTGTGCATCGAATGAGGTCGTTGAATTTTTAGCTCTACAATCTGAGTATTTGAAGTATAGAGCTGGAGATATATACAACTCCTCAAGATTGATGGAAGGGCCGTATTTGGATCTTTTGGCGAATAAAGAGATTGTTGGTGATCGAAAAAGCTGGGCCATTGGACCAATAATCCCACCCAAATTAGCTTCAAGTGACAGCCCACCAAAATGTTTGCAGTGGCTGGATCAACAGGAGCCGAATTCTGTCATCTATGTATCATTCGGGACTACAACTTCTCTTACGGATGAAGAGATAAAAGAGCTAGCTTTGGGATTAGAACAAAGCAGACAGAAGTTTATCTGGGTTCTAAGAGATGCGGATAAAGCAGACATATTTGCTGGAGAAGCGAGGCGAGCAGAGTTGCCAAAAGGGTTCGAAGAGAGGGTGGAAGGGGTTGGAATTGTGGTGCGAGATTGGGCGCCACAGCCGGAAATTCTTGCTCATCAGGCAACAGGTGGATTCATGAGCCATTGCGGCTGGAATTCGTGCATTGAAAGTGTTACAATGGGTGTGCCGATAGCAGCATGGCCTATGCACTCAGACCAACCAAGAAATGCCTTCCTCGTAACTGAGATACTGAAACTGGGGATTGTTGTGAAGGAATGGGATCCAAGTGGAGAAGTGGTGAGGGCTCAGGCTATTGCGAATGTCGTGAAGACGTTGATGGCATCAGAAGACGGGGATGAGATAAGGAAGAGAGCTGAGAAGTTGGGTGCTGCCATGCGACAGTCGACCGAGGAAGGCGGTGTTTctcgactcgagctcgaatCATTCATCATTCATATCAACAACGGAAAGTAA
- the LOC140873303 gene encoding zeatin O-glucosyltransferase-like produces MGSLLDQNDEAAHEVAVIMVPFPSQGHLNQLMQLSCLISNYGLQVHYIGSSIHIRQARVRVNGLNPQDLSKIHFHDIPIPYFESPPPNPDSSSKFPVQLQPACDATLSQRQPVFEFLRGIAKKSKRVVVIHDPLMAAVVQDVVSIPNAKSYVFNCLSAFALAAYTLGKMGKRFPFEVPKEFPPFERCSSDDIMNFAALQSESLQYRAGDIYNSSRLIESPYLDIMANREIAGDRKIWAIGPIIPTNFPSRDNDIPPKCLQWLDQQGPSSVIYVSFGTTTSLSDEEIKELAMGLEQSGQKFIWVLRDADKGDIFSTGETRRAELPKGFEERVEGVGIVVRDWAPQPEILAHPATGGFMSHCGWNSCIESVTMGVPIAAWPMHSDQPRNGFLIAEIMKVGIVVREWDPSGEVVKASTIANVVKKLMASEDGETIRKRAEKLGAALRRSTEEGGASRLELDSFVAHITM; encoded by the coding sequence ATGGGAAGCTTGCTCGATCAAAATGACGAAGCAGCTCATGAAGTTGCAGTGATAATGGTGCCATTTCCATCTCAAGGGCATCTCAATCAGCTCATGCAACTCTCTTGTTTGATATCCAATTATGGGCTTCAAGTACACTACATCGGATCTTCCATCCACATTCGCCAGGCCCGAGTTCGTGTCAATGGATTAAATCCCCAGGATTTATCTAAGATCCATTTTCATGACATCCCAATTCCATATTTTGAATCTCCTCCTCCAAATCCTGATTCTTCCAGCAAGTTCCCGGTGCAGCTCCAACCGGCCTGTGATGCTACGTTGAGCCAGAGACAGCCGGTTTTCGAATTCCTGCGAGGAATTGCCAAGAAATCTAAGAGGGTGGTAGTGATACATGACCCTCTAATGGCTGCTGTAGTCCAGGATGTTGTCTCCATACCCAATGCAAAATCCTACGTTTTCAACTGTTTATCAGCCTTTGCTCTTGCAGCTTATACATTGGGAAAAATGGGGAAACGGTTCCCGTTCGAGGTTCCAAAAGAATTTCCACCTTTTGAAAGATGTTCATCAGATGATATCATGAATTTTGCAGCACTGCAATCTGAGTCTTTGCAGTATAGAGCTGGAGATATATACAACTCCTCCAGATTGATTGAAAGCCCTTACTTGGACATTATGGCGAATAGAGAGATTGCAGGTGATAGAAAAATTTGGGCCATCGGACCCATAATACCAACCAATTTTCCTTCTCGTGACAATGACATCCCACCGAAATGTTTACAGTGGCTCGATCAACAGGGGCCAAGTTCTGTCATTTATGTATCATTTGGAACAACAACTTCTCTCTCCGATGAAGAGATAAAAGAGCTGGCAATGGGATTAGAACAAAGCGGACAGAAGTTTATCTGGGTTCTAAGAGATGCGGATAAAGGCGACATTTTTAGTACTGGCGAAACGAGGCGAGCAGAGTTGCCAAAAGGGTTCGAAGAGAGGGTGGAAGGGGTTGGAATTGTGGTGCGAGATTGGGCGCCGCAGCCGGAAATTCTCGCGCATCCGGCGACAGGTGGGTTCATGAGCCATTGCGGATGGAATTCGTGCATTGAAAGTGTTACAATGGGTGTGCCAATAGCAGCATGGCCAATGCACTCAGACCAACCAAGAAATGGTTTCCTTATAGCTGAGATCATGAAAGTGGGGATTGTTGTGAGGGAATGGGATCCAAGTGGAGAAGTGGTGAAGGCTTCGACCATCGCCAACGTTGTGAAGAAATTGATGGCATCTGAAGATGGAGAAACCATAAGGAAGAGGGCCGAGAAGTTGGGTGCTGCCTTGCGACGGTCGACCGAGGAAGGCGGTGCTTCTCGGCTCGAGCTCGACTCGTTTGTGGCTCATATCACCATGTAA